One stretch of Tenacibaculum sp. MAR_2010_89 DNA includes these proteins:
- a CDS encoding response regulator transcription factor yields MPNENDFFTSRNTVNEISENEIRQNMNYVEAIKAFARTTYKSIYVIDYEKKGFEYVSENPLFLCGHTAAEVQEMGYAFYFKYVIKDDLDLLLKINTIGFDFFENIPVEQRIYHTISYDFHLKNPDGKTILINQKLTPVYLTQSGKIWKAICIISLSSEKQSGNIKIYKKGDNKVLKYDLEGNFWKTMDKIKLTDREKEVLQFSIRGYTIGEIADAIFVSPDTVKFHRRKLFTKLEVANISEAISSATNNKLI; encoded by the coding sequence ATGCCAAATGAAAATGACTTTTTTACATCTCGTAACACTGTCAATGAAATTTCTGAGAATGAAATAAGACAAAATATGAACTATGTAGAAGCAATTAAAGCTTTCGCAAGAACTACATATAAGAGTATTTATGTTATCGATTATGAAAAAAAAGGATTTGAATATGTTTCTGAAAATCCATTATTTTTATGCGGACACACAGCAGCTGAAGTTCAAGAAATGGGCTATGCTTTTTATTTTAAATATGTTATTAAAGATGATTTAGACTTATTATTAAAAATCAATACTATTGGTTTTGATTTTTTTGAAAACATACCAGTTGAGCAACGTATATACCATACTATTAGTTATGATTTTCATTTAAAGAACCCGGATGGAAAAACTATTTTAATAAATCAAAAACTAACTCCAGTATATTTAACACAATCTGGAAAAATTTGGAAAGCCATCTGTATCATTTCTTTATCATCTGAAAAACAATCTGGAAATATTAAGATCTATAAGAAAGGAGATAATAAAGTACTTAAATATGATCTAGAAGGTAACTTCTGGAAGACAATGGATAAAATAAAATTAACTGATCGAGAAAAAGAAGTTTTACAATTCTCTATAAGAGGATACACTATTGGTGAAATAGCAGATGCTATTTTTGTTTCTCCCGATACAGTTAAATTTCATAGAAGAAAATTATTTACAAAATTAGAAGTAGCTAATATTTCAGAAGCTATTTCTTCAGCTACAAATAATAAATTAATTTAA
- a CDS encoding ThiF family adenylyltransferase, with the protein MEDRYIRNRIYLTEEEQKIIKDFPILLAGGGIGSVIAECALRFGFETITIIDGDQVEKSNLNRQNYTEADITDNKVDALEKRLLSINKNAKIKCVDFFLTVENVKEHIEGHKAAINALDFSSPVPLIFDTTCQKLNIPVLHPYNIGWGSLVTVITKDGLSLDTLSKPDQDFNEVVMVEYASSYLKFWGNPQLWIDDVIEKYRKEEGTLSPPQLSIASWSVAAMCTHLLYNIATGKKFKKFPEFYLSKVIDDAL; encoded by the coding sequence GAAGAACAAAAAATAATAAAAGATTTTCCAATACTGCTTGCAGGTGGAGGAATAGGAAGTGTTATAGCAGAATGTGCATTACGTTTTGGTTTTGAGACAATTACTATTATTGATGGAGATCAAGTTGAGAAATCTAATTTAAATCGTCAAAATTATACAGAGGCTGATATTACTGATAATAAGGTGGATGCATTAGAGAAGCGTTTATTATCTATTAATAAAAATGCAAAAATCAAATGTGTAGATTTTTTTTTAACTGTTGAAAATGTTAAAGAGCATATAGAAGGTCATAAAGCAGCAATTAATGCTTTAGATTTTTCTTCACCAGTTCCTTTGATTTTTGATACAACTTGCCAAAAGTTAAATATTCCAGTTTTGCATCCATATAATATTGGTTGGGGTAGTTTGGTTACAGTTATAACAAAAGATGGATTATCATTAGATACCTTGTCTAAACCTGATCAAGATTTTAATGAAGTTGTTATGGTAGAGTATGCTTCAAGTTATTTGAAATTTTGGGGTAATCCTCAATTATGGATTGATGATGTTATAGAAAAATATAGGAAAGAAGAAGGTACATTATCTCCCCCACAACTATCAATAGCATCGTGGTCAGTAGCAGCAATGTGCACACATTTACTTTATAATATTGCAACAGGGAAAAAATTTAAAAAATTCCCAGAATTTTATTTATCAAAGGTAATAGATGATGCTTTATAG